One Phaseolus vulgaris cultivar G19833 chromosome 11, P. vulgaris v2.0, whole genome shotgun sequence genomic window carries:
- the LOC137833274 gene encoding fasciclin-like arabinogalactan protein 12, whose translation MMRKQCVLSFSLALLLSFFNSTTTLAQLSPASAPLKPVQPTPTPPAEAPKQPLVPSLPQSPSDSTPDTAAVDIVGILRQAKSFNILIRLMKTTQLINQLNAQLLTTKSGGITILAPDDSSFSELKAGFLNSLSDGQKLELLQFHVLSDYVSSSNFDTLTNPVRTLAGAKPGKVELNVISYGGSVNISTGEVNTTITGIVYTDKHLAIYKVGKVLLPLDFFTVAKAPAKAPSLAPQPSTDATKAPKADKDDSSSSDSSHVNPTEQNSGTDKINMYGKLVSLGLGLALVATTM comes from the coding sequence ATGATGAGAAAGCAATGTGTCTTGTCCTTCTCACTGGCACTGctactttcattttttaattccaCCACCACTTTGGCCCAATTATCACCAGCTTCTGCCCCTCTTAAACCAGTTCAACCTACCCCTACCCCACCAGCTGAGGCTCCTAAACAGCCATTGGTTCCCTCATTGCCACAGTCACCAAGTGATTCCACTCCTGACACTGCAGCTGTTGACATTGTTGGAATCCTGAGGCAGGCTAAGTCATTCAACATCCTAATCCGCCTCATGAAAACCACCCAATTGATCAACCAACTCAATGCACAGCTCCTCACTACTAAATCAGGTGGCATCACCATTCTTGCACCTGATGACAGTTCCTTCTCTGAACTCAAAGCAGGCTTCCTCAACTCTCTTTCTGATGGCCAAAAGCTCGAGCTCTTACAGTTCCATGTTCTTTCAGACTATGTTTCTAGCTCTAACTTTGATACTCTAACCAACCCAGTGAGAACCCTTGCAGGGGCTAAACCTGGAAAAGTGGAACTGAATGTGATAAGTTACGGAGGGAGTGTGAACATCTCAACGGGTGAGGTTAACACCACCATCACAGGCATTGTATATACGGATAAGCATCTCGCTATTTACAAGGTGGGTAAGGTGCTTCTTCCTTTGGACTTTTTTACTGTTGCTAAAGCACCTGCAAAGGCTCCCTCATTGGCTCCACAACCTTCTACTGACGCAACAAAGGCGCCTAAAGCTGATAAGGACGACTCATCTTCTTCAGATTCCTCACACGTTAATCCCACCGAACAGAACTCCGGCACCGACAAGATCAATATGTACGGAAAGTTAGTGTCACTTGGACTAGGGCTTGCACTTGTGGCAACAACTATGTAA